A window of Cytobacillus sp. FSL H8-0458 genomic DNA:
TTATATCATCAAGCAGTTCATGGATGGTCATTTCTGTATCTGTTTGCCCTTTATCAAGAGCAGTTTCCAATAGCTTTGCAAATTCACTAAAGTTAGATTTCATAATAGACACCTTCAAACAGCAATGTATTTTATGACTCTATACCCTTTTAAGTTTTTTTAAAACTCACTATATATTCTATTAACCTGCCAGCTGAGGGGTGATAATAATGAACATCCATTCAGCCTTATGATTGATATCCCGTAAAGTCGGGTATTTAATACTGATAATATTTGTCGCCTGCCCCCATACCTGTCATTTGAACAGCGAATAGTATAGCAGGAAAGAAAATATAGATTAATTTGTTAAAATGGAGGTCTGGTTATGAGATTGGTGCAAATGGATATTGATCAGCTATTGGAATCTACATCTGAGATTGCCGAAGAAGATCTTGGCTATATGATCAGACAGGTGGAAATTGATCATTTATTAGAGCGTACCCAGGATTGGTAATATATAAAAGGAAACTCCCTTCAGCCAGAAGCTGAGGGGAGTTTTTAGGCGGAAAACATATCTTCTTGTGAAGGATTCTTTATCCGTAAAGATTTCCTGGAAGATAGGACTACGCCGAGAATCACAATTCCCCCGCCAATTATCTGATACAAATACAGTTTTTCCTGTGTAAAACTCAAGGCGAAGATAATAGCGAAAACAGGAAGCAGATTCAGAAAAACCCCCGCTTTGGCTGCTCCGATTCTGTGAACTCCAAAATTCCATGATAGAAAAGCCATAATGGAAGCCAGAAACCCAACATACAGCAAGATCCCTATAGAGGGAAGAGTGAAGACAGGTTTTGCTGCCTGAAGCCAAAAATATTCAATCAAGCTTATGGGCGCCAATAGTAAAATGCCAAGAAAAACCGATACATAAAAAGCAGAGAGCAAAGGCAGCACGTCTGCGTATTTTTTGCCAATCACAGAATACAAAGCCCACATAAAAACCGCTGCCAAAACGTAAATATCACCGGCATTTATTTTCCATGAAAGAAACACTTCAACTGATCCCTTTGATATAACATATAAAACCCCAAAGACTGACAGGAGGATTCCTGCTGCCTGGTGTGCCAGAAGCTTTTCTCTTAATAGAAATACGGCTAGCAGCGCGATAAATAGCGGAGTTGTACTATTTACGACTGACGCATTTATAGACGTGGTGTATTGCAGTGCAACATAAATGATTGTATTGTAACCGGCAATACCGGTAACGGCCAAAAGCAAAAGAATCTTCATATGCTTTCTTATAATATTCCAATCATTTTTAAGCTGCCTTATCATAAAAGGAGTTAAAAGCAGAAAGGCAATGATCCAGCGTATAAGTGAAAAAAAAACAGGCGGAAAATAATCAACACCAATTCTCCCTATAACAAAATTACCTCCCCATATCATATTAGCTAATATCAGCAATAGAAAGCCGTTTCTTTTCTTTCCCTCATCCAACAATAATGAAAACCTTCTTCCTCTATTTAATAAATAAAATTTTAACCTTACTATCAAGAAAATTCATTAATTTCAGAAGAATTTTTCTTGAAATATTTGTAACTATTGGAAGAGACAGCGCGTCAACTTACTTAAAAAGGGGTGTCTGTCATGAAACATAAATGGCTTTTTCTTGGTGGTATCACATTAATCCTTATCATAATGGCGTCTTTTTCATTCTTTAACAAATTAAAAATTGTGAGTACTCTGGGAGGAGCTAATGAAGAATTAATTGTTTTAAACAATAAAGTGTGGGAGGTTGCGTTTTCAAAAGAACTTAATCCGGATAGTGTTAACAGTACCTCTGTTTATATCCTGAATGAAGAGGGAGAAAAGGAGCAGGTAAGAACCTCTCTGAAAAACAATAATAAATCCATTGAAATTCAGCCGCCCGATGAAGGATATCATCTGCATTCACCTCACTATACATTGGTGATCACAGATGATATTAAGACAAAGAGAGGACAAAATCTGAATCAATCAGTAAAAACAGCCTTTAAAGTTATTAATACATTGCCGGCAATCGGCTCAAGAGAAAAATTGAACAGTTATTTTTCAAAAATGCTTAAAGAAGAACGGACTTTCTTTTCCGGAAGGGATATGGCGGTGAGCGAGGAGAGCAGCAGTGCAAAGAGCTCAGAAGATTCTGCAGGAACAGATTTTTCGGGGACAAATGTGCAGGTTACGGGTATTGATGAAGCCGATCTGATAAAAACAGATGGAACGCACATATACAAAATCTCTGAAAATAAAGTCCAGATTATCAAGGCAGTTCCGGCAGATAAAATGGAACTGGAATCTCTGTTAACTTTTAATGGAGACTTTTCGCCCTATCAGTTATTTATAGAAGGCAGCCAATTAATCGTTTTGGGCCACAGCTATAAAGATGTACCTGAATCCATTGGGAAGGAGTCTCCGAAAAAAAAGATTGCACCTGCATTTCAATCTGTCAAAACAATTGTTTATAATATCGAAAATAAACAAAAACCAAAACAAATTAGAGAAACAGACATTGAGGGCAGCCTGCTTGCTTCAAGGCTAATGGATGGAAAAGTATATTTAATAACAAGTTATCATCCCGAATATTGGATACTGGAAAGAAATAAAAATACCGATCTGCGTCCCCGTTATTATGATACTTCCGAGAGCAAGGAGCAGCAGATTGTAGACTATAATGAAATAAAATATTTTCCCGGTTCTCAAAATGCAAATTATATTAATATAGCTGTATTGGATTTAAATGCCGGCAGGAAGCCATTAGCTGTCACAAGCTACTTAGGCAGCGGAAATGAATTTTATATGTCCAAAAACAATTTATATTTAGCAGCCACCCAATACAATAATGAAATCATCGCAGACAGACAGATGCCACATCCTGATACGAGCATCTTTAAGTTCAATATAAAAGATGGAAAAGTAGAATTCCAGACATCTGCGGAAATAAAAGGCAACGTTTTAAATCAGTTTTCAATGGATGAATACAATGGGAACTTCAGAGTCGTGACAACCAAGGGGGAAGCCTGGGATGAACGAACTCCTTCATCCAATAGCCTTTACATTTTGGATAGGAATTTAAAACAGATTGGCCAGCTCGAAGACCTGGCAAAAGGGGAGAGGATTTACTCTGCAAGGTTTATGAATGACCGGATTTATATGGTTACTTTTAAAGAAACCGATCCTCTCTTTGTTATTGATGGCTCAAATCCTGAAAAACCTTATATTCTCGGTGAATTAAAAATTCCCGGCTTCAGCAATTACCTGCACCCTTTGGATGAAAATCATCTCATTGGCTTTGGTCATGATACAAAGATTACTGGAGGCAAAGAAGCTGGCAGCCAGCCTGTTATTGCAACGGACGGTGTTAAAATATCTTTATTCGATGTAAGTGATACAAGTAATCCCGTTGAAAAGGATACAGAAATAATCGGGGGACGCGGCACCTACTCTCCTCTAAATTACGATCATAAAGCACTGCTCGTTGATAAAAAGAAAAATCTATATGGATTCCCCATTTCGATCTACCAGAATAAAGAAGGAAGCCAGTTTGAATCCACATTCGACTTCCAGGGTGCATTAGTATACAAAATTACTGTCCAAAACGGAATTGAGCTGCAAAGTGAAATTACCCACCAGACAGAAGAAGCAATCTATGAAGAATGGGAAGATGCAATCGAGAGGCTTATCTATATCGGTGAGTACATTTATAGCATTTCACCTCAAAAAGTTGATGCCTATCATACAGATGGGTACCAAAAAGCAGGAGAACTGAGGTTAAATTAATTTAAGAGAACTGGCCTCCCGGCTGGTTCTTTTTCTTAATGACCCTGCAGAAAATAATATTGGAAGTGAATTTCCAAATTCTTGAATGAATTTGCTATAAAACGGCTACTATAAAGTCTATAGTATATAAATATAATTTTAATAAGTGGCTGGTGAGAAAATGAAAGGCAGCAGTATTCCTAAATTAATATCGTCCGAAATGGCCATGCTCTGGAATACCTATGTAGCAGATACAGCAGCAGTCTGCTGCATAAAGCACTATATAAAAACAAATGGGGACCCGGATGTCCTGCCGGTATTGAACTACGCGCTGAGTATCGCGGAGGATCACATAGTCGAAATTGCCTCTCTCTTTAAGACAGAAGAATTTCCCATACCTGATGGATTTAATGAGCAAGATTTGCACATTGACGCTCCCAAATTATTTTCAGACATAACTTATCTAAGATTCATGCATCATTTAGGAAGAACAGGATTGAATGCCTATTCACTTGCTAAATCAGTTTCTGCAAGAAAAGACATTCGCAGCATGTTTAAAAAATACTATGAACAAACCGAAAAACTCTTTGATATGGCAGCTGAGGCTATGCAGGAAAAAGGGATTTTCATTCGATCACCTTATATTGAATATCCCAAAAAAGTAAAGTATGTATCAGACCATAGTTTCCTTGGCGGAATTGCAGGCAACAAACGTCAGCTGCTGGCCATCGAAATTGCCCATCTGGGCACGAATATCGAGTTATCCAATATTGCCAAAACCATGCTTTTAGCATTCAGCCAGGTAGCTAAAGAAAAAGTGATAAGCAATTATTTCAAAAAAGGCTATGACATGAGCCTTGAGCATGTTGAATATTTTCTAAATGTCTTAAAAAATGACGATGTAGCCTATCCAAGCACATGGGATGGTTCTATAACAGACTCAACGACCTCACCTTTTTCGGATAAGTTAATGATGTTTCTGATCGCCAGCATAACTGCGGTCGGCGTAATGGACTTTGGAATAGCCATCGGTGCAAGCATTAGAAAAGACCTGGCAATCCAGTATGCTAAAATGATGATCAAAGTCGGTAACTTTGCAGGCGATGGAGCAAAAATGATGATTGACAACGGCTGGCTGGAAAATCCGCCTCAATCACTTGATAGAGATGAACTCAGAAAAAAATAGCGGTGAAGCATTCTTTTATAGGGGATGCTTTATTTTTTATGAGTGCCACCCAAAAATTGGGGTAATAGAATACTAGCTTACAAAATAAAGAAGAGATGAAATTGAATGCATAAATGGATGCTTACTTTTACCGCATGCATGATGCTGACGGCCTGCAGTGCGGGAGAAGAGAAAAAAGAGGAAGCCGCAGAGAAAGAAAATAGCAGCCAGGAATATAATGAAGCCACTAATACAGAAGGTGAAAAGAAACCCCTCTCTATTGCCGAACTGGATGACCGTATAGATGAGGGTATGAATATAGACACCTACTCCGCTGAAGTGCAGTCATGGGCTGAAAAGGGACAGCTGGAAATGGAAGAAACAGTAGTTGTTGAAGATGAAAATACCTCATCAGCAGACATTCTTCAGCTTGCCGATGGATTTTTAGGAGTGGCATATGACGAAAAGGAAGTTACGGAAGTAAAAATGTTCCAGTCGGCAGAGCATGCAAAAGAATATTTTGAATCACTTTAATGAATATTGGACCTTCCGGACGGAAGGTCCAGTTTCATTCAGGGCTGTTTACCATAATCGCTGCAACCTGCATTAATCGATCATAGAAAAGGACAGCTGCAGGATTTTGTTCAATGCCTGTCTCCTGAAAGGCCTCCTTCATACAGGCAAGCCATCTTTGCGCTCTTAATGGTGTAATCTCAAATGGAAGATGTCTTTGTTTCATGGCCGGCGGGCCAAACTCCTGGCTGTAGAGAGCCGGCCCTCCAAGAAATTGTGTAAGAAACATTCTTTGTTTTCGCTTAATATCCTCTATGTCTCCTTCAAAAAGGGGACTTAAAACTGGATCTGCATACACACGCGGATAAAACGCCTCGACAAGTTTTTCAATAGTTTCAGTTCCGCCTATTTCTTCAAAAAGTGTTTTAAAATCCTGCACAATTCTTCACCTGCTTGTAATTCATAATTATATTGTCATTATATAGAAGTTATTCTAGCTTAAACGTGATATAAATCACAGTTTAAAATATTCTTAGACAAACATCCGCCAAACTTTCATTTTTAAGCATAAAATTTTGTTAACTGAATAGAATGTGCGAAAATTATCCAGTACTCCAATTGCTAATAAGAGGTGAGAGAATGGAAAATCTACAATCAGCTGCATCATTACATAACGGTGTAAAAATGCCTTGGCTTGGTTTGGGTGTTTTTAAAGTTCAGGACGGAGACGAAGTTGTCCAGTCAGTCAAATCAGCCATTAAAGCAGGTTATAAAAGCATTGATACGGCAGCAGTCTATCAGAATGAAGAAGGTGTAGGCCAGGCAATCAAGGAAGCAGGCGTACCTCGGGAAGAGCTATTTATTACCACGAAAGTCTGGAATTCTGACCAGGGCTATGATTCTGCAATCCATGCATTTGAAACCAGCCTTGAAAAGCTTGGTCTCAATTATATTGACCTTTACCTGATTCACTGGCCTGTAAAAGGGAAATATAAAGAAACATGGAAAGCACTCGAAACTCTTTATAAAGAAAAGAAAGTAAAAGCAATTGGCGTGAGCAACTTTCAGATTCATCATCTGGAAGATCTAATGAAGGATGCCGAGATAAAGCCGATGGTCAATCAGGTGGAGCTTCATCCTTTACTCAGCCAGTCTGAGCTTAGAGACTTCTGCAGAAGTCAGGATATTCAGATAGAAGCATGGTCACCACTCGCACAGGGAGAGCTTCTTGAAAACGCAGCATTGAAAGAAATTGCCCAAAAGTACGGCAAATCTGTTGCACAGGTTATCTTAAGATGGGATCTTCAGAACGGAATTGTTACTATTCCAAAGTCAGTAAAAGAACATCGCATCATTGAAAATGCTGATGTATTTGACTTTGAGCTTTCTTCAGAAGATATGGACAAAATAAGCAGCTTAAATGACAATAGACGAGTAGGTCCTGACCCTGACAACTTCGATTTTTAAATAATGCAGCAAACCGGCAGGCAAA
This region includes:
- a CDS encoding globin domain-containing protein; amino-acid sequence: MQDFKTLFEEIGGTETIEKLVEAFYPRVYADPVLSPLFEGDIEDIKRKQRMFLTQFLGGPALYSQEFGPPAMKQRHLPFEITPLRAQRWLACMKEAFQETGIEQNPAAVLFYDRLMQVAAIMVNSPE
- a CDS encoding DUF3231 family protein, with protein sequence MKGSSIPKLISSEMAMLWNTYVADTAAVCCIKHYIKTNGDPDVLPVLNYALSIAEDHIVEIASLFKTEEFPIPDGFNEQDLHIDAPKLFSDITYLRFMHHLGRTGLNAYSLAKSVSARKDIRSMFKKYYEQTEKLFDMAAEAMQEKGIFIRSPYIEYPKKVKYVSDHSFLGGIAGNKRQLLAIEIAHLGTNIELSNIAKTMLLAFSQVAKEKVISNYFKKGYDMSLEHVEYFLNVLKNDDVAYPSTWDGSITDSTTSPFSDKLMMFLIASITAVGVMDFGIAIGASIRKDLAIQYAKMMIKVGNFAGDGAKMMIDNGWLENPPQSLDRDELRKK
- a CDS encoding DMT family transporter, producing MLDEGKKRNGFLLLILANMIWGGNFVIGRIGVDYFPPVFFSLIRWIIAFLLLTPFMIRQLKNDWNIIRKHMKILLLLAVTGIAGYNTIIYVALQYTTSINASVVNSTTPLFIALLAVFLLREKLLAHQAAGILLSVFGVLYVISKGSVEVFLSWKINAGDIYVLAAVFMWALYSVIGKKYADVLPLLSAFYVSVFLGILLLAPISLIEYFWLQAAKPVFTLPSIGILLYVGFLASIMAFLSWNFGVHRIGAAKAGVFLNLLPVFAIIFALSFTQEKLYLYQIIGGGIVILGVVLSSRKSLRIKNPSQEDMFSA
- a CDS encoding aldo/keto reductase, giving the protein MENLQSAASLHNGVKMPWLGLGVFKVQDGDEVVQSVKSAIKAGYKSIDTAAVYQNEEGVGQAIKEAGVPREELFITTKVWNSDQGYDSAIHAFETSLEKLGLNYIDLYLIHWPVKGKYKETWKALETLYKEKKVKAIGVSNFQIHHLEDLMKDAEIKPMVNQVELHPLLSQSELRDFCRSQDIQIEAWSPLAQGELLENAALKEIAQKYGKSVAQVILRWDLQNGIVTIPKSVKEHRIIENADVFDFELSSEDMDKISSLNDNRRVGPDPDNFDF
- a CDS encoding beta-propeller domain-containing protein encodes the protein MKHKWLFLGGITLILIIMASFSFFNKLKIVSTLGGANEELIVLNNKVWEVAFSKELNPDSVNSTSVYILNEEGEKEQVRTSLKNNNKSIEIQPPDEGYHLHSPHYTLVITDDIKTKRGQNLNQSVKTAFKVINTLPAIGSREKLNSYFSKMLKEERTFFSGRDMAVSEESSSAKSSEDSAGTDFSGTNVQVTGIDEADLIKTDGTHIYKISENKVQIIKAVPADKMELESLLTFNGDFSPYQLFIEGSQLIVLGHSYKDVPESIGKESPKKKIAPAFQSVKTIVYNIENKQKPKQIRETDIEGSLLASRLMDGKVYLITSYHPEYWILERNKNTDLRPRYYDTSESKEQQIVDYNEIKYFPGSQNANYINIAVLDLNAGRKPLAVTSYLGSGNEFYMSKNNLYLAATQYNNEIIADRQMPHPDTSIFKFNIKDGKVEFQTSAEIKGNVLNQFSMDEYNGNFRVVTTKGEAWDERTPSSNSLYILDRNLKQIGQLEDLAKGERIYSARFMNDRIYMVTFKETDPLFVIDGSNPEKPYILGELKIPGFSNYLHPLDENHLIGFGHDTKITGGKEAGSQPVIATDGVKISLFDVSDTSNPVEKDTEIIGGRGTYSPLNYDHKALLVDKKKNLYGFPISIYQNKEGSQFESTFDFQGALVYKITVQNGIELQSEITHQTEEAIYEEWEDAIERLIYIGEYIYSISPQKVDAYHTDGYQKAGELRLN